The genomic stretch ttcaataAAACTGAGGGTCACTTTTAGCAGTAGGGAGTAATACAACCCAAATCCTTGTCTCTGGGcaagaaattaaaggaagaaaagtataaaataggggatcataaatgaaatattttaaaatggattgCACACTCAGAAATACAGGAAAATTTAGGAGATAAAGTCTTGCAATTTATAGGATTTGAGATACTTCCATTATAGAATGAGGGTGATGTGTGCAAAAACTCCTACTTGAATATACAAACAGACCACAGGTACTATAGTCTAATCCAGAAATGCACACATATAACTTGGAAGTTCACATGAGTATACAGGTGACCACATGCTCATTCCCTACACTGGATGAAACACCCATCACCCAGGGCTGGAGTACAGAATTATGGCTGGAACATGTGTCAGTTCACATGCCTGTAGTCATATCACTTATTTGTACTACAATACTACAATGATGTGGAGAAAGAATCCTAGGCAGGCAATAACACTGCTATACAACAATAACTTTGTAATTGGTGAAGATATTCCAAGTAACTCGTACAATAACTGTTGAATCAACTGTTGTAACTGTTGAATATTTGTTAGCAAAATTTACACATGGAAGCATGGTTAGCCCATCTCAGTCACAATTCATCATGTGAATTGCCCAACACTTGATGAGGTGTAGTTGTAGCTAAGAATTCTTCTAGACACATGACATTTTCAGAGACTTCTGCTTGTAATCTTGCTAAGTTTTGCAGAAGTTTGCCTTACAGTAAAGGTTTTTCCAATTGCATTACAGTCAAAGGATTTTCCCTTTGGTGAGCTCTCAGTTAACTATTGAGAGATGACTTATGGTAATCTCATTTCTGAGTCACTTCTTGTGAACTGAAGACTGATTTATAGGAGATGATTTTTTAAAGCAttccttatatttttttttgtggatTCTCTGATGTCTATTGATATCTAATTTCTGGCTGAAGGTTTTCTCATATTTACTGCATTTGAAGGTTCCtcttttttgaattctgtatgtAAGCATGAATCCCAGAAAAATACTTTTCTACATTCATTACACTTGTAAGAAaccccctgtgtgaattctttgattaTAACAATTGATTTCTGATGAATGGCTTTTTTCACACTAATAACATTCATTAGCTTTCTCCCTTAAATGAGTCCCGATTGTATGGGGCATGGTTTCTAACAAAAGGCTTTGTCCTAAGATTACATTGATTTTGGGAAAAAGCTCGTCCACATTCAGTATATTCTTAAACTCTTTCCTTTGTTAGAATTCCATGATGTGTTGTGAGGCATTACTTCTGACAAAAGGATCTCTTACATTTATTACATTCAAAGTttctgtgaattctctgatgttatAAGGCGTGATTTTGGCAAAGAGCTTTCCaacattcattacattcataaggtttttccCCATGTAATGTCTGTGATGTCTTAAGAGGTATGACTTCCAGATAAAGGCTTTTTCACATGCATTACATTCAAAAGGGTTTTCCCCATATGAATTTGATGATGTGTAATTAGGGTTGAATTATAGTTAAAAAGTTTctgagtcattacattcataagttttctcccctgtgtgagttctctggtGCATTGAGTTCTCACTTattgccaaaggcttttccacattcattacattcataaggcttctcccctgcATGAATTATCTGGTGTTCAATGAGGTCTGATTTTTGGCCAAAAGCCTTTCCATTAGTCATTAGCTTAATGaggtttctcacctgtgtgaattctccGGTGTGTAGGAGTTATGCTTTTTCATAATAGGCTTttccagtcattacatttatgacaTTTCTCTCCTGCGCTAATTTTCTGACACATTGAGTTGTGACATATTTCCAAAGGCTTTTCCtaagtcattacattcataaggtttctcccctgtgtggattctctgatgcattattaGGCTtgtcttctggccaaaggcttttccacagtcactgcattcataaggtttctcccctgtgtgaattctctgatgctttctgaggtGTGCCTTCtgaccaaaggcttttccacactcattgcattcataaggtttattccctgtgtgaattctctgatgcattataaGACTTGCTTTCTGGCCAAAAGCTTTTCTACagacattacattcataaggtttctctcccatgtgaattctctgatgaattATGAGGCTTGACTTGTGGCCAAAGGCTttgccacagtcattacattcataaggtttctcccctgtgtgaattctctgatgcattattaGGCTtgtcttctggccaaaggcttttccacagtcactgcattcataaggtttctcccctgtgtgaattctctgatgcattgtTAGGCTTGATttgtggccaaaggcttttccacactcattgcattcataaggtttattccctgtgtgaattctctgatgcattataaGACTTGCTTTCTGGCCAAAAGCTTTTCTACagacattacattcataaggtttctctcccatatgaattctctgatgaattATGAGgcttgacttctggccaaaggcttttccacagtcatcacatccataaggtttctcccctgtgtgaattctctgatgcattattaGGCTtgtcttctggccaaaggcttttccacagtcactgcattcataaggtttattccctgtgtgaattctctgatgcattataaGACTTGCTTTCTGGCCAAAAGCTTTTCTACAGACATTACATTCATAAAGTTTCTCTCCcatatgaattctctgatgaattATGAGgcttgacttctggccaaaggcttttccacagtcatcacatccataaggtttctcccctgtgtgaattctctgatgcattatgaggtttgacttctggccaaaggcttttccacagtcactgcattcataaggtttctcccctgtgtgaattctctgatgcattgtgaggtttgacttctgaccaaaggcttttccacagtcattgcattcataaggcttctgtGCTTTGTGAATTCTCTGCTGATTACTGAGGTCGGACTTgttcaaaaagtcttttccatagtcattacattcatgaggtttctcctctgtgtgaattctctgttCTGTTATGAGGTATGGTTTTGGGAAAAAGGCTTTTCTACTATCAATACAATCATGTACACATATTGGGGTTTCCCTGTGTGTGAGTACTGTGGCAGGAATTACAACTGAATGATTTTTCACAGGGTTTACCTGCATAGGGCTTTTTCTCTAAATGCAGTCTCTGATTTATGGCAAGATGTGATTCGTAAATAACAGGCTCCACATACCTAACATATTCATAAAATTTCTCTCTGGTATGGGTTTGTTGATGTGTACTGAGGTTAGAGCTTTCATGGAAAGCATTTACTATTTGAGTTGCCTTTCCAACAGTGATAGTTGACTTGTTACAGGTTTCTCCCTTATGAACCCTCTCAGACTTACAGAACATCTTCCTTGTGAAGACTTTCCCTTGTCCAATATGCTCAGATGTCTGCTTCACAGTCTGAATCTTGTGACACTGACTAAGAGGCTCATAGGACTGGAGAGAGTTCCCAGGTACCTTAGTGGCATCAAATTTCTCTTCAGCTTGTAGTTGATCAGACCCACTTTGGGGATACACATTGTGACATACATTGCATTCTTCAGGTTTCATTCTTAAATAATTTCTCTTCCTGATAATTAGTTTGGGAATATGGCTTGAacttaaattaaatgtttttcttaattcaactgTCTTTGGAGTtgatgtcttgttatttttcttaaCATTAAGATTCAGACTTTTGTCCTGACATTCCTGGCTGTTCCTAACCAGGTCATCCCTTTTCACagcaactgaaatgagaaaaaaacaaacaaccactTCACTGAATCACACATAACTTTCTCCTTGCTAACTTATGTAAATGGAAAGTTACTTGGTATTCAAATGGCATAAgatattaacaaaattaatatgAGAAACTTAGTTatgataattatatggtttttctccttaatatattaatatatcaaATTGCATCAATAGGTCTCTCAAAGTTCAATCATGATCTTGCTCACTACCTGAATTGTGTTCAGGTATGACAGAATGGCTTTTGTGGTAAGATGTATTAACTcactgcttgggttgcctgcacCCCAAAGCAGTtccagtttgagacctgactcCTCTgcctccaatacagctctctgctttgaatatagctctctgcttatgtaaCCTGGGAGGCTGCCGATgatggttcatgtgcttgggaccctgtgatGCACCAGAGAAgactagatggaattccagactatTGGCTTCAGActagtcatttgcagagtgagttaaaagatctctctctcctctcactgtcattctgcttttcacagAGATGAAACAATTACACAAGATTTCAATGAATGGacaaatatttagcaaaaatttTCACACATTGCCTAGCAAAAATTTTGTTCCTTGTGCTTTTGCTCcagtttatatttataaaaattgtgtattttgTGCTTCTCTAATATTTCAGGCAGGAATATGAGAAAGTTTTACTGGATCATTTACTTTAAGGTGAAGAAGAATGAAAAGTGTTTGTATTCTAAACAGGACCACATTTAAGGAACAGTATTTGAATGTATGATTGCCTCATGTTCAGTCTTCCCCAGGAAATAGCATTTGtaggatttttcaaatgaaaaactcttTTGTTTGCACATTCTGACAGCTTCCCCATATTCCTAAGTAAATCTGACATCTTCAGTGTCTCATATTTGCTACTGGTACAGAAAAGCCACAGTATATCATCTTGGGTATAAACTCCCTACCAATTTAAAGAATATGTTTCTACAACCCAGGGTGTGTTCACTTTTTTGAAGTCTTTTctaactcattctgaaaacaCCAGCTGTGGTTATCTCCTCTCAATTCTCTCTATAAACATTCCTCTGTGATAATTTGAGTTTTTGGAGGCTTTTGATTAGTTGTCTCCTTTTTCCACAGAAAACTTCATTTCCAAtgctgttttctcattttcttgtttctcaaTGACAATGAAAAACAAGAATTCATAATTCAAACTCTTCTCCCAAACAAATCTGAGCCATTCAACATGAACCTATGAGGTTAGTAGACCTTGGGATTGAGAAACTCATGAATTTCTTGGTGAGTCTAGgatcacttattttcatgttCCTATACAAGTTCATGCTTAGCTTTATGATTTTTGATGTCACAGCACAGAGGCTTACTCCTGATCATCTTTTagcatttactcatttatttacttacttcaaagccaaagagacaaagattgaggcacaaagagaagagagggttGCCAGCCacaggctcactcctcaaatgtttccaacaacctatcattttcttatttatttgagaggcctatagaaagaacaaaaggaaaatgagacaaagaaaaagagctCACAATTATTGGTTCCTCTATAAGATGCTTAAAATAGCAAGATCTGTGCCTGGCCAAAACCATGAGCAATGAGTAAGAGAAAAGTTTCTATAACTGTGTGATTAGCAACCACTGAAGGAATTAATAAATGCATGAAGGAAAAGGTATGAAAGTGTGGAGAATGACAAGTTAGAATTTGTAGAATGAATCTAACCTGGAAAAAAGCCTTAGTAACACCAGAAaagtattagatttttttttaattcaaagaacatcttcatcaagaaaaaaagagacagacattGTTATCCCTAGATAGTCTAGAATACTGGATATACAAATCCAACTTTCATCAGGAGAAAGATTtgagaaaaattcatggaaaggaCACCAGTCAGCATCTGCTGCACTGCTTCTACTTTGGCCTCCCTGCCCAttatgtgcagactgacctggAAAGCTCTGATATAGGCATTCTCCCCCCATccagggctctgctccttgctccaacttcaagatcaagtcaggtttggtcatgcagtgccctattaatggaaacaatgtCAGATTTTGTGAACTCACAATCTTGGGTTATTTAAAAGACTACAGCTTGGTTCAGGTGCTCTGCAACAAAGGTACCAATTTGAACCCTTTCTTGATGTTAGAAATTCAGATTATTCATGTTCTCAAATTCTATACCTTCCAAACATTATACTTTATAAAGTGTTTACTTATTTGTCAAAGAGCAAAAATTATTTCCATTGGGAATGTGAtgggtgtcactcacccaaggagaaCAGGatgctgtaggtctccagcatcacatccctgtacaAGATTTTTTGAGCATTGTCCATGTTCTGCCATTCTTTCCAGGTGAAatacacagccaggtcttcaaatccTATCATCACCTGCAATAGAACACTTCTGGTCAACATATGaactctgtcacaaaacaaacactgaaaGTTGTGTATCTTGTATACAGGtatgaaggaagaaggaaggatgtGGTTTCATTTTAGACTTGAGCATTTGGACAACCACATTAGAAGCATGAAACAGGGACTCAAACTATTGTCTGAAAGCTGTGAAAAATGCCCAAGCTAGAGGGAAAGAGGAGTTTCAGATCAAAAGGGCTACATCTGTCAAGGGGATTACATAACACGTTGAAAGGGGGATAATACTGACTTTTGAGTGAGCAATGTTAAAGTGAAGAATTTAGAAGTATGTAGGGAAAAAGACAAGATCCTATCAGTGAAGCTTTAATGAGAATGAACACCGATGAATTTCCAGGAAAACATCATCCACAGTCACTTCAAATATGGCAgaggagaaatattttaaagagagggcaggcatttagtttAGTGTTTATGACACCAGCTGAGAAACCCTACTTCTACTTCAGAGTGCCCAGGTTGGATTTCCAGTGCCCGTTCTagtttccagctctcagctaatgcagAACTGGGGAAACAGTAGTGATGCCATCAATGAGGCAGGCCTAGACTCCATtcctaactcctggtttcagtcctgccCACCTCTGCTTGGTATcattatttagggagtgaatacaTGCAtgcgagctctctctctctttctgtccattAACTTCTTCCGCTATCaagctcataaatattttttaaataagagagaACATTCATTTAAGACAGACAATAGAAAATAGCTTTTGGCTTTGTCTGACTATTCTACTGATGAACATTTGAAGAACTGAAATAACATTATAtcaaattaaaggaaaacaatGGAATTATTTGCCCAAAAACAGTACTTGGGGAAGTCCACACTACAATCTGCATTTCTGACTAATTGAGAGAAATGCATAAAGATTTGTTTAAGAAACTGCAGTAGGCACCAGcaatgtgatgtagcaggttaagcctccatctgcaattCTGTCATCCCTTGTGAGCTTacaatttgagtcctgcctctccattccaacccagctccattGCTGATATACCTGAAAGAGTACTGAAAGAcggcctgagtatttgggccccaTCCCCTAATATGGGTGAccaagatggagtcccaggctattggtttggcctgaccctgtcccagccattgtggccatttgggaaatggagcagaaagatggaagatatctctttttctctccccccagtctctcccaatctctgtaactttgcctttcaaataaataaatcttaaaaatacaaaataatctgCACTAGACTCTTTATCCCACATTTTCGATCCTATACCTGAATCAAGTTCAGCTCTTCAAAACTATTAAAGACTGCATTACTctaaaaattcagaaacaaacataactgatttgtgttttagtatcaTGCAATTTTTACTTTTGTAGAATGCTAAGTGTTTATTTTCAGGGCAGCACTAAAACATTGACCACTACATCATGTATGTGACAATAAAGACAGTTTTGGACATCATGATCCAAAAAATTTTGGATATTTTGCACTGAGGTTTAACTCaaacatgtaatatatattttgccATGGTGACAGAAAGAACAGAGACCAAATTGCCCTATCTTAGATGAATGCAATGTTTCATAATCATGCCACATTTGTCATTCATCTTATCTGTGGATATTCTCTGAgaacaaaattatgtttattttccttcttaattAATAAACAATTATAGATTTCCTAAAATAAAAACTGACTAAAAGCTGAGGAATAATTAAGAAATCTGATTCCAGGTGATGTATTTTCTTTGCTCATGGAAATATGTGAAGGTGCCCAGAGTCACACCTGGAAGAGAAAGCACTGTAaacaaattttgtaaaataatgagataatagtaaaaaaaaaaaaaccataagggTGATTACTCAAATAAAGGAGGTTATCAAAGAGATAAACATTATGTTgtcactaaaatttattttttaagattttatttatttgatgaatgcaatttttacatagatacaactttaggaatacagtggttctttccctcatgccTCTGACCCcgctcccttcccacctcccatcaCCTTCATTATGGAtaatttttagtatgactttatatatagaggaccatCTCTATGTTAATcatagagttcaacaatttgcccccatgcccacacacaatatatagagtacagtttggggagagaatctgcagttgattctcatattgcaattcattAGGGATAGatgtcctacctggggagcaagtgcacattgactactattgttcctttaacaattaacactctttttttatgacgtcagtgatcacccgaggctctttttGTAAGCTGCCATGGATATGGAgggcttttgtgaccatagacccTGTTGTTATTTGGACACAGCAATAAGCAAAGAGGATATTcccctctcccttcagagaagagtgtctcctttgatgactcttcctttcctctgaggtcttgcAGAGATCCTCTgtataggttttttgttttttctttttccacagaaccttgtctttccatgcctgagatgctcttgcaggcctttcagccttTCACTGAAGTTTACACTAAAGaagttattttgaatttactCTTTTTCTATGATTTCAAAAGTACCATACAGGAC from Lepus europaeus isolate LE1 chromosome 18, mLepTim1.pri, whole genome shotgun sequence encodes the following:
- the LOC133746887 gene encoding zinc finger protein 260-like, giving the protein MDNAQKILYRDVMLETYSILFSLVAVKRDDLVRNSQECQDKSLNLNVKKNNKTSTPKTVELRKTFNLSSSHIPKLIIRKRNYLRMKPEECNVCHNVYPQSGSDQLQAEEKFDATKVPGNSLQSYEPLSQCHKIQTVKQTSEHIGQGKVFTRKMFCKSERVHKGETCNKSTITVGKATQIVNAFHESSNLSTHQQTHTREKFYEYVRYVEPVIYESHLAINQRLHLEKKPYAVLTHRETPICVHDCIDSRKAFFPKPYLITEQRIHTEEKPHECNDYGKDFLNKSDLSNQQRIHKAQKPYECNDCGKAFGQKSNLTMHQRIHTGEKPYECSDCGKAFGQKSNLIMHQRIHTGEKPYGCDDCGKAFGQKSSLIIHQRIHMGEKLYECNVCRKAFGQKASLIMHQRIHTGNKPYECSDCGKAFGQKTSLIMHQRIHTGEKPYGCDDCGKAFGQKSSLIIHQRIHMGEKPYECNVCRKAFGQKASLIMHQRIHTGNKPYECNECGKAFGHKSSLTMHQRIHTGEKPYECSDCGKAFGQKTSLIMHQRIHTGEKPYECNDCGKAFGHKSSLIIHQRIHMGEKPYECNVCRKAFGQKASLIMHQRIHTGNKPYECNECGKAFGQKAHLRKHQRIHTGEKPYECSDCGKAFGQKTSLIMHQRIHTGEKPYECNDLGKAFGNMSQLNVSEN